One Thermodesulfobacteriota bacterium DNA segment encodes these proteins:
- a CDS encoding BatA and WFA domain-containing protein, with product MNFSFLNPLFLIGIAAVALPVIAHLISRKSGAVKKFPAVRFLIASQGDASARSRLKDLLLLLLRACVIVLLVLVFAKPALFSFAPAGSVEPQALAVIVDNSFSMGYGDNFGRARQIASELIETLPDGSFAVVAPLVAGGEGRLAPSGDKQSLREGLGAVKLSSTFADNEKRLAEAWSALESAPGGSKEVVFITDLQKNGWQNEKIDRDWLRIIDVSGEAPSNRAVTGAETGYGKDSVTIGVSVSNFSDRPEESLLATLSAAGEELSAYLDIPPGGTVTNEFTIPGEYISGDESFDKAQDRSPGDARDAPFGNKKNAFREGSARIPHDKLTVDDTRYFVLSGGDDFNVLIVDGDPREDARLSETYYLARAAETISEISGARITVKDNDSFLGEKLSGYDLVFLANVGDISEASAKELGEFVSRGGTAVIFLGERVRASSYNALLKDLLPGELVADEERETKIAPGVETVFPRDVGERLGQVAIRKYIKTVPSPEAEVILGLEGGDPFMVKKSRGKGSVFLVTSTADPSWNNFSITTVFLPVVKGFLDIPGSAGEGRRNFTAGGAVPLDLEAGAGNAEVVSPSGKRYAIDTARAVFESAYEPGIYAVRESGKDSYKFAVNVDPRESNLAKLEIAPEKPAVEDTPGLVKVYRDIWRYFLWGAVMLFISEAVARALFS from the coding sequence TTGAATTTTTCCTTCCTTAACCCGCTGTTTCTGATAGGCATCGCGGCAGTCGCCCTGCCCGTGATCGCGCACCTCATATCGAGGAAGTCGGGCGCCGTAAAAAAATTCCCCGCGGTCAGGTTCCTCATAGCCTCGCAGGGCGATGCGTCGGCGAGGTCGAGGCTGAAAGACCTTTTGCTGCTGCTCCTGAGAGCGTGCGTAATCGTGCTGCTCGTCCTCGTATTCGCGAAGCCCGCGCTCTTCTCATTCGCCCCCGCCGGAAGCGTCGAACCCCAAGCGCTCGCGGTCATAGTGGACAACTCCTTCAGCATGGGGTACGGGGACAACTTCGGGCGCGCAAGGCAGATAGCCTCTGAGCTGATAGAAACTCTCCCCGACGGGAGCTTCGCCGTAGTCGCCCCGCTCGTAGCCGGAGGAGAAGGGAGGCTCGCGCCTTCGGGAGACAAACAATCTCTGCGCGAGGGACTGGGAGCCGTAAAGTTATCAAGCACGTTCGCGGATAACGAAAAGAGGCTCGCCGAGGCCTGGTCCGCACTCGAAAGCGCGCCCGGCGGGAGCAAGGAGGTCGTATTCATAACGGACCTCCAGAAGAACGGATGGCAGAACGAAAAAATCGATAGAGACTGGCTCAGGATTATAGACGTTTCAGGGGAAGCGCCTTCGAACCGCGCCGTGACCGGCGCAGAAACGGGATACGGCAAGGACTCCGTAACGATAGGGGTCTCGGTCTCCAATTTTTCGGACAGGCCCGAGGAGTCTCTCCTCGCGACATTGAGCGCCGCGGGGGAAGAGCTGAGCGCATACCTTGACATACCGCCCGGGGGGACGGTAACGAACGAGTTCACGATTCCGGGGGAATATATTTCCGGGGACGAATCCTTCGACAAAGCTCAGGACAGGTCCCCGGGCGATGCCCGGGACGCGCCGTTCGGCAATAAAAAGAACGCGTTCCGGGAAGGCTCGGCCCGTATACCCCATGACAAGCTCACGGTAGACGACACGAGGTACTTCGTGCTTTCCGGCGGGGACGACTTCAACGTGCTTATCGTGGACGGAGACCCGAGGGAGGACGCGAGGTTATCCGAGACCTATTACCTCGCGAGGGCGGCCGAGACGATCTCGGAAATTTCGGGAGCCCGGATTACGGTCAAGGACAACGACTCCTTCCTCGGCGAAAAGCTCTCGGGGTACGACCTCGTATTCCTCGCAAACGTCGGGGACATATCGGAGGCGAGCGCGAAAGAGCTCGGGGAGTTCGTTTCCCGGGGCGGCACGGCAGTGATATTCCTGGGCGAGCGCGTCAGGGCGTCCTCATACAACGCGCTCCTGAAAGACCTCCTCCCCGGAGAGCTTGTAGCGGACGAGGAGAGAGAGACTAAGATAGCCCCCGGCGTTGAGACCGTCTTTCCCAGGGACGTCGGAGAGAGGCTCGGCCAGGTCGCTATAAGAAAGTATATAAAGACCGTACCCTCCCCGGAAGCGGAAGTCATCCTCGGGCTCGAAGGCGGCGACCCGTTCATGGTGAAGAAATCCCGCGGCAAAGGGAGCGTCTTCCTCGTCACCTCCACCGCCGACCCGAGCTGGAACAATTTCTCCATCACCACGGTGTTCCTCCCTGTCGTGAAGGGTTTCCTCGATATACCCGGCTCCGCAGGCGAAGGCAGGAGGAACTTCACCGCGGGCGGCGCTGTGCCGCTCGACCTTGAGGCCGGTGCCGGGAACGCCGAAGTCGTAAGCCCCTCGGGGAAGAGATACGCAATCGATACGGCTCGCGCGGTTTTTGAAAGCGCGTACGAGCCCGGCATATACGCAGTGAGGGAATCGGGAAAGGATTCGTACAAGTTCGCGGTGAACGTAGACCCGAGAGAGTCTAACCTCGCGAAGCTGGAGATAGCTCCCGAAAAGCCGGCCGTTGAAGATACGCCCGGTCTCGTGAAGGTATACAGGGATATATGGCGCTACTTCCTCTGGGGCGCGGTGATGCTCTTCATATCGGAAGCGGTAGCGAGGGCGCTGTTTTCATGA
- a CDS encoding DUF58 domain-containing protein: protein MANGILDIETASRLRRFYFRSPSRVRGRKAGIHKSLYKGISPDFLEYKEYNRGDELRQVDWRLYGRHDRLYVKKFEDEVNLAWCILVDSSASMGYGEGGSQKLRYSESLAATLAYLLLRQGDAVGAGAFSGGGLSVIPPRAGNSYITPILAKLESLAPSGTTALAGPLLKALETFRQDASFVIISDLLTDEGEIEKSLQLLKAAKKETVIFHVLHEDETEFPFRGPLEFLDMESEERVIVDTDGVREGYRKRIKEFTERLKLLCHEYESRYVLSPTSRPVEEALIEIADK, encoded by the coding sequence ATGGCGAACGGCATACTGGACATAGAGACGGCTTCGCGTCTCAGGCGCTTTTATTTCAGGAGCCCGTCCCGCGTGAGGGGCCGGAAGGCCGGCATTCATAAAAGCCTCTACAAGGGCATAAGCCCCGACTTCCTCGAATACAAGGAATACAACCGGGGTGACGAGCTCCGGCAGGTGGACTGGCGGCTCTACGGGCGGCACGACAGGCTCTACGTCAAGAAGTTCGAGGACGAGGTCAACCTCGCCTGGTGCATACTCGTCGACAGCAGCGCATCCATGGGCTACGGCGAGGGCGGCTCCCAGAAGCTCCGGTACTCGGAGAGCCTGGCGGCGACGCTCGCATACCTGCTTCTGAGACAAGGGGATGCCGTCGGTGCGGGGGCGTTCTCGGGCGGCGGACTATCGGTCATACCTCCCAGGGCGGGGAACTCGTACATTACTCCCATACTCGCAAAGCTCGAATCCCTCGCCCCTTCAGGAACCACTGCGCTTGCCGGGCCGCTTCTCAAGGCGCTCGAGACGTTCAGGCAGGACGCGTCTTTCGTCATCATATCCGACCTCCTCACCGACGAGGGCGAGATCGAGAAATCGCTCCAGCTCCTTAAGGCGGCGAAGAAAGAAACGGTCATATTCCACGTGCTCCACGAGGACGAGACCGAGTTCCCGTTCCGGGGCCCGCTCGAATTCCTCGACATGGAGTCGGAAGAAAGGGTCATAGTGGATACGGACGGCGTGAGGGAAGGTTACAGGAAGAGGATAAAAGAGTTCACGGAGAGGCTGAAACTCCTCTGCCACGAGTACGAGTCGAGATACGTGCTCTCGCCGACCTCAAGGCCCGTCGAGGAAGCCCTTATAGAGATCGCCGATAAATAG
- a CDS encoding CarD family transcriptional regulator → MFKVGNKAVYPAHGVVQIKSVESKEICGTKRNFYILQVVDSDVTVMVPTDNAETVGLRPVITKRQIAKIYDILKTRIRNSNNQNGGQSWNKRYREYSDKLKSGDIFEVAVVLRDINHLQREKDLSFGEKRIMDSARTLLVKEISIAKNLGEESVTKEIEKLLL, encoded by the coding sequence ATGTTTAAAGTAGGGAACAAGGCTGTCTACCCGGCTCACGGCGTTGTGCAGATCAAGTCGGTAGAATCGAAGGAAATCTGCGGAACTAAAAGGAATTTTTACATCCTCCAGGTCGTCGACAGCGACGTCACGGTGATGGTTCCGACCGATAACGCCGAGACCGTGGGCCTGAGGCCCGTGATAACCAAAAGGCAAATAGCCAAGATTTACGACATACTCAAGACCAGGATCAGGAACTCAAACAACCAGAACGGCGGCCAGAGCTGGAACAAAAGGTACCGCGAATACTCGGACAAGCTCAAGAGCGGCGACATATTCGAGGTAGCCGTCGTGCTCAGGGACATCAACCACCTCCAGAGGGAGAAGGACCTCTCTTTCGGCGAGAAACGGATAATGGACTCGGCCCGCACGCTGCTCGTCAAGGAAATATCCATAGCGAAGAACCTCGGGGAAGAATCCGTGACGAAGGAAATAGAGAAGCTCCTGCTCTGA
- the pckA gene encoding phosphoenolpyruvate carboxykinase (ATP), whose product MQITDKELLDRHGIRNPGKIYYNAPVSLLYEEAVRRGEGEIAEGGTIVVYTAPHTGRSPQDRFIVKERTSEEEILWGPVNKPIAPAHFDSLYNRVTAHLEGKDLFVRDLYVCAHPEYRMRVRVINEFAWHNIFVNNLFIRPEREDLPHESVEFTVIAAPGAEADPDADGTRTGTFIVLNFARRVAIVGGTRYAGEMKKSVFTVLNFLLPREGVFPMHCSANVGRDGDVALFFGLSGTGKTTLSADPVRALIGDDEHGWFDRGVFNFEGGCYAKVIKLNPETEPEIYGASLRFGTVLENVEVDPVSRGINFDSERFTENTRSAYQIDALKNIVPSGIGGIPKNVFMLTYDAFGVLPPLSRLTNEQALYYFTLGYTAKVAGTERGVTEPQATFSSCFGAPFLPRPPLFYAGMLKKKLEESGASVWLLNTGITGGPYGVGKRMPLPQTRALVNAAVSGALDKVPFKEVPVFSLMVPSSCPGVDEKLLEPRRSWADPAAYDAKAEELKRRFEQEFAKHKG is encoded by the coding sequence GTGCAGATAACCGATAAAGAGCTACTCGACCGGCACGGTATAAGGAACCCCGGGAAAATCTACTACAATGCGCCCGTATCCCTCCTCTACGAGGAGGCGGTGAGGAGAGGCGAAGGGGAGATCGCGGAGGGCGGGACTATCGTAGTGTATACCGCTCCACACACCGGGCGCTCGCCCCAGGACAGGTTCATAGTGAAAGAGCGGACCTCGGAGGAAGAGATACTCTGGGGCCCTGTAAACAAGCCCATAGCCCCCGCCCATTTCGATTCGCTCTACAATAGGGTGACAGCGCACCTCGAAGGGAAGGACCTGTTCGTAAGGGACCTCTACGTATGCGCACATCCGGAATACAGGATGCGCGTCCGCGTGATAAACGAGTTCGCGTGGCATAACATCTTCGTCAACAACCTCTTCATCAGACCCGAACGGGAGGACCTCCCCCACGAGTCTGTGGAGTTCACCGTGATAGCGGCGCCGGGGGCGGAAGCCGACCCTGACGCCGACGGCACGAGGACGGGGACGTTCATCGTGCTTAACTTCGCCAGGCGCGTGGCAATTGTAGGCGGCACGCGCTACGCGGGCGAGATGAAGAAGTCCGTATTCACCGTGCTCAATTTCCTCCTCCCGAGGGAAGGGGTGTTCCCGATGCACTGCTCGGCGAACGTGGGGAGGGACGGGGACGTGGCCCTCTTCTTCGGGCTCTCTGGCACGGGCAAGACGACGCTCTCGGCTGACCCCGTGCGCGCGCTCATCGGTGACGACGAGCACGGCTGGTTCGACCGCGGGGTATTCAACTTCGAGGGGGGCTGCTACGCTAAAGTGATAAAGCTCAACCCCGAGACGGAGCCCGAGATATACGGCGCCTCGCTCAGGTTCGGCACTGTGCTCGAGAACGTGGAGGTCGACCCTGTCTCGCGCGGGATAAATTTCGACAGCGAGAGGTTCACCGAGAACACGAGGAGCGCATACCAGATAGACGCCCTTAAAAACATCGTACCCTCGGGTATTGGCGGGATACCAAAGAATGTATTCATGCTCACCTATGACGCCTTCGGGGTGCTCCCTCCGCTGTCGAGGCTCACGAACGAGCAGGCGCTCTATTACTTCACGCTCGGGTATACGGCGAAAGTGGCGGGGACGGAGAGGGGCGTGACCGAGCCCCAGGCGACGTTCAGCTCCTGCTTCGGCGCGCCTTTCCTGCCGAGGCCGCCTCTATTTTACGCGGGGATGCTGAAGAAGAAGCTCGAAGAGAGCGGCGCCTCGGTGTGGCTCCTCAACACGGGGATAACGGGTGGCCCCTACGGCGTCGGGAAGAGGATGCCGCTTCCCCAGACGAGGGCTCTCGTGAATGCCGCCGTGAGCGGGGCGCTCGACAAGGTGCCGTTTAAGGAAGTGCCGGTCTTCAGTCTCATGGTCCCTTCATCCTGCCCGGGTGTGGACGAGAAGCTGCTCGAGCCCCGCAGGAGCTGGGCCGACCCCGCCGCGTACGATGCGAAGGCGGAAGAGCTCAAGCGCAGGTTCGAGCAGGAGTTCGCGAAGCATAAGGGGTGA
- a CDS encoding hydrolase produces the protein MDFLKKEDTTLVVVDMQEKLMSAMPETESRLAVKNVKILLEAAGILGIPVHITEQYPKGLGPTIGEIKESAGEGFHPIEKVVFSCARSPEFMDALKEIGRGSVLLCGVETHVCVLQTAIDLVNDGYRVYVPADAVVSRKELDWEKGIGLMEKAGATVGTTETFLFQLLERAGTDEFRQISKLVR, from the coding sequence ATGGATTTTCTGAAGAAGGAAGATACGACGCTCGTCGTAGTCGATATGCAGGAGAAGCTGATGTCGGCGATGCCTGAGACAGAGAGCAGGCTCGCCGTCAAGAACGTGAAGATACTCCTCGAAGCCGCCGGGATACTGGGCATTCCCGTGCACATAACTGAGCAGTACCCCAAGGGGCTCGGGCCTACGATAGGTGAAATAAAGGAATCGGCTGGCGAGGGGTTCCACCCTATCGAAAAGGTGGTCTTCAGCTGCGCTAGGTCGCCCGAGTTCATGGACGCGCTCAAGGAAATCGGAAGGGGCTCTGTCCTCCTCTGCGGGGTGGAGACGCACGTGTGCGTGCTCCAGACGGCTATAGACCTCGTGAACGACGGCTACCGCGTCTACGTGCCCGCTGACGCGGTCGTGTCGAGAAAGGAGCTCGACTGGGAGAAGGGGATCGGGCTCATGGAAAAGGCGGGCGCTACGGTCGGGACCACAGAGACTTTTCTTTTTCAGCTCCTCGAACGCGCGGGTACGGACGAGTTCAGGCAGATATCGAAGCTGGTGAGGTAG
- a CDS encoding MFS transporter — protein sequence MISGFTRPESRNFALATASNFFFYCNFSSFFLLPLYIKSLGGDDAHVGYIMGSFGITSLGAIPFVTFLVDKYGRRRFMLLGYALMFLASLSYLFVDDLSPLIYALRLVQGFSFAFSFTAAGTFVADYVPPSKRAQGLGIFSAFTIAAYAIGPSLGEFVIELAGFHDFFLYSSYFSLISFILAVFMNDGSFTPSRDPYGFGFFRLISSRKYALVLLSNLVLAGGLGAVLNFIATFFRSKDLQAYYFFLTYTITVTAIRIFGGRLSDTWGRKAVASPALFIVSVSLASMYFADSALTAVLISFMFSFGYGSLYPTLSALMIDKAGEDERGKAIGAFNATYSLGINFLAFPFGVIARDYGYEAMYAAAGCLVFAGFILYTFFEREKVS from the coding sequence ATGATATCGGGGTTTACCAGGCCAGAATCGAGGAATTTCGCTTTAGCGACGGCGTCAAATTTCTTCTTTTACTGCAACTTTTCGTCCTTTTTCCTCCTTCCGCTGTACATAAAGAGCCTTGGCGGCGACGACGCGCACGTAGGCTACATTATGGGGTCTTTCGGGATAACGTCCCTGGGCGCGATCCCCTTCGTCACTTTCCTCGTCGATAAATACGGCAGGCGGCGGTTCATGCTGCTGGGCTACGCGCTCATGTTCCTGGCCTCGCTTTCGTACCTGTTCGTCGATGATCTCTCGCCGCTCATATACGCGCTCCGCCTCGTACAGGGTTTCTCGTTCGCGTTCTCGTTCACGGCTGCGGGCACGTTCGTCGCCGATTACGTGCCTCCGTCCAAGAGGGCCCAGGGACTCGGCATATTCAGCGCCTTCACCATAGCCGCCTATGCGATAGGCCCCTCACTAGGGGAGTTCGTGATAGAACTGGCCGGGTTCCACGACTTCTTCTTATATTCGTCGTACTTCAGCCTTATATCGTTCATCCTGGCTGTATTCATGAATGACGGGAGCTTCACTCCGTCCCGGGACCCTTACGGGTTCGGCTTCTTCCGCCTGATATCGTCGCGCAAGTATGCGCTCGTGCTGCTCTCGAACCTCGTGCTCGCCGGAGGGCTCGGCGCGGTGCTCAATTTCATCGCCACCTTTTTCAGATCGAAAGACCTCCAGGCGTATTATTTCTTCCTCACTTATACGATCACCGTGACTGCGATAAGGATATTCGGGGGCAGGCTTTCGGACACGTGGGGGAGGAAGGCTGTCGCTTCCCCGGCCCTGTTCATAGTCTCCGTATCACTTGCGTCGATGTACTTCGCGGACTCTGCCCTGACGGCCGTGCTGATATCATTCATGTTCAGCTTCGGCTACGGCTCTCTCTACCCCACGCTGAGCGCGCTCATGATAGACAAGGCCGGCGAGGACGAGAGGGGGAAGGCCATAGGCGCGTTTAACGCGACATACAGCCTCGGCATAAATTTCCTCGCGTTCCCGTTCGGTGTGATCGCTAGGGACTACGGGTACGAAGCCATGTATGCTGCCGCCGGATGCCTCGTATTCGCGGGGTTCATCCTCTACACGTTCTTCGAGAGGGAGAAAGTTTCTTGA
- a CDS encoding tRNA (adenine-N1)-methyltransferase, with the protein MMIKRGDYVLLLSPDEKTYLVTVDEGKRMGTHLGEILLENAIGTEYGSVIQTNLLHPFIMLEPTLEDRIMKVKRLTQIVYPKDSALIVMKTGLGAGMRVVECGSGSGALTIALANAVAPTGRVYTYDRSERFLENARKNVENAGFSEFVEFKLREVWEGFDEEGVDAVMLDLPSPWDGIPAAYRALRGGGRIASISPTYNQVERCVEFLEREGFVFMETVEVLVRNIRVSTGKTRPMDRMVSHTGFLTFGRKALKERGTGV; encoded by the coding sequence ATGATGATAAAGCGCGGAGACTACGTACTATTACTTTCCCCGGACGAAAAAACCTACCTCGTGACCGTGGACGAGGGCAAGCGCATGGGCACTCATCTCGGCGAGATACTGCTCGAAAATGCGATAGGGACGGAGTACGGGAGCGTCATACAAACCAACCTCCTCCACCCGTTCATAATGCTCGAGCCTACTCTCGAGGACCGGATAATGAAGGTGAAGAGGCTCACGCAGATCGTGTATCCCAAGGACTCTGCGCTCATCGTCATGAAGACGGGCCTCGGGGCCGGCATGAGGGTCGTGGAGTGCGGGTCGGGGTCGGGCGCGCTCACCATAGCGCTCGCAAACGCCGTCGCGCCGACCGGCAGGGTCTACACGTACGACAGGAGCGAGAGGTTTCTCGAGAACGCCAGGAAGAACGTCGAGAACGCCGGTTTCTCCGAATTCGTCGAATTCAAGCTGAGGGAGGTGTGGGAGGGATTCGACGAGGAGGGGGTCGACGCCGTCATGCTCGACCTGCCCTCGCCCTGGGACGGGATTCCCGCCGCGTACCGGGCGTTAAGGGGCGGGGGGAGGATAGCGAGCATCTCTCCCACATACAACCAGGTGGAAAGGTGCGTCGAGTTCCTTGAGAGAGAAGGTTTCGTATTCATGGAGACGGTCGAAGTACTCGTCAGGAACATACGCGTAAGCACCGGGAAGACGAGGCCCATGGACAGGATGGTGAGCCACACCGGTTTCCTCACGTTCGGAAGGAAGGCGTTGAAGGAGCGCGGGACGGGGGTCTGA
- a CDS encoding thermonuclease family protein has translation MKLGKDPVIVLVFIALAAAYYLYTTYYAENEGSRETFLVSDVIDGDTIAIGDGRGTLVRYIGIDTPEIARQDSPGDPYSGEALEFNRKLVEGKSVTLEYDNERYDVYGRLLAYVFSNGVLVNEELLRSGLATPLFIEPNVKYRERFERAAEEAKKEKKGMWGGLDTIEVPEGNGGFVIEIESAPRYEGKRVVVRGEITRTRKSDSAVVLSIDGKLDVVIFPDDLGNFEFFGIDPASYYKGMEVEVTGRIKMHKGTPGIIVNHPMLIRRTG, from the coding sequence TTGAAGCTCGGAAAAGACCCGGTCATCGTGCTCGTCTTCATCGCGCTCGCGGCCGCATATTATCTCTACACAACTTATTACGCGGAGAATGAGGGAAGCCGGGAGACCTTCCTCGTCTCGGACGTTATCGACGGGGATACCATAGCGATCGGCGACGGGAGGGGGACTCTCGTGAGATACATCGGCATAGACACTCCGGAGATAGCCCGGCAGGATTCCCCCGGCGATCCATACTCCGGAGAGGCGCTTGAATTTAACAGGAAGCTGGTCGAGGGAAAGAGCGTCACGCTCGAATACGACAATGAGAGATACGACGTCTACGGGAGGCTCCTCGCTTACGTTTTCTCAAACGGCGTGCTCGTGAACGAGGAATTACTCCGTAGCGGGCTCGCGACTCCCTTATTCATCGAGCCGAACGTGAAATACAGGGAGCGTTTCGAGAGGGCCGCGGAAGAGGCGAAGAAAGAAAAAAAGGGAATGTGGGGGGGTCTCGATACCATAGAGGTGCCGGAAGGGAACGGCGGGTTCGTGATAGAAATAGAAAGCGCACCGCGCTACGAAGGGAAGCGCGTAGTGGTGAGGGGGGAGATAACGCGTACGCGAAAATCGGACAGCGCGGTAGTCCTCTCGATCGACGGTAAGCTGGACGTGGTGATATTCCCGGACGACCTCGGCAACTTCGAGTTCTTCGGCATAGACCCCGCTTCGTATTACAAAGGCATGGAAGTAGAGGTCACGGGCAGGATAAAGATGCACAAGGGCACTCCGGGCATTATCGTCAACCACCCGATGCTCATAAGGAGGACGGGATGA
- the rsmG gene encoding 16S rRNA (guanine(527)-N(7))-methyltransferase RsmG, with protein MKPEEILYEGASLLDVELSPVMVGLFMRYMSELKLWNRKINLTSLRNDRDIVIGHFLDSISAVRFVPGSGRLIDIGSGAGFPGIPLKIVRPSLEVTLLDSAHKKVMFMREVIRSLGLEGAKAVWGRAEDEGNGIARGSFDRVITRAVGPIPEILRLSESYLAHGGRIILMRGQRGREEWESAGAKVMEGFRLAERSEFTLPFGGQSRVILAVERV; from the coding sequence ATGAAGCCCGAGGAGATTTTATACGAAGGCGCATCACTTCTGGACGTCGAGCTCTCACCCGTCATGGTCGGGCTCTTCATGCGCTATATGTCCGAGCTCAAATTATGGAACAGGAAGATAAACCTAACGAGCCTGAGAAACGACAGGGACATAGTGATCGGCCACTTCCTCGATTCGATATCGGCGGTGCGTTTCGTGCCCGGGAGCGGGCGTCTCATCGACATTGGCTCTGGCGCAGGGTTCCCCGGAATCCCCCTAAAAATTGTCCGCCCCTCGCTCGAAGTCACGCTCCTCGACTCCGCGCATAAGAAGGTGATGTTCATGCGCGAGGTGATACGCTCGCTCGGTCTCGAAGGTGCGAAAGCTGTCTGGGGCAGGGCCGAGGACGAGGGTAACGGGATCGCGAGAGGGAGCTTCGATAGAGTGATTACGAGGGCGGTGGGACCGATACCCGAGATACTTCGCCTTAGCGAGTCTTACCTCGCCCACGGAGGGAGAATAATCCTCATGAGGGGACAGAGGGGAAGGGAGGAGTGGGAGTCAGCAGGGGCCAAAGTGATGGAGGGTTTCCGGCTCGCGGAGCGGAGCGAATTCACACTCCCGTTCGGAGGACAGTCGAGGGTGATATTAGCCGTCGAGAGGGTATGA
- a CDS encoding PadR family transcriptional regulator — MIRSFFLGFIKIHILHHANEEKVYGLWLIEELRRHGYDISPGTLYPILHSLEKEKLLESRKETIGGKVRKYYKITRAGRRALKLAKGKIRELVDEVME; from the coding sequence GTGATCAGAAGCTTCTTTCTGGGTTTTATAAAGATCCACATACTTCATCACGCCAATGAAGAAAAGGTCTACGGCCTCTGGCTTATAGAGGAGCTCAGGAGGCACGGTTACGACATCAGTCCGGGGACCCTCTACCCGATACTCCATTCGCTTGAGAAGGAGAAACTCCTCGAATCACGGAAGGAAACGATAGGCGGCAAGGTCAGAAAGTACTATAAAATAACGCGGGCAGGCAGGCGGGCGCTCAAATTGGCGAAGGGCAAGATCAGAGAGCTGGTCGATGAAGTGATGGAATAG